A region from the Nematostella vectensis chromosome 13, jaNemVect1.1, whole genome shotgun sequence genome encodes:
- the LOC116615275 gene encoding uncharacterized protein LOC116615275, with protein sequence MTAFFNSWKIEQIRTEIDSLYKSSFGQYQSTTFNAKSQDGNYTRLTFKINFSPGTTHPATELKTHFGKETPGEIIANQSFARNSISVSGFVAPPLRTLLFTVTIRDEPWKSNYSSERTQRAVLKNKLYKTNDDSSWIKKLTNILGNIKSFYDMRAPTDPEFSDDGGFVRASFEARFTKAIPGDVFDKEPDLYLRDGVEQGKLQLDHIVSIETAPGHNLSEWMNIVGQCKTTFDDTIVQNRSCVLDNNTLLMVETQREIPCKYGCSKLNCTVRLLTFKITLANEPWKSTYRNISYPETKGLMDELLEEVRKLLTSSSLPFLRATKTPWFTDVDGKTRAKFRAYFSLEPNKEDPESFFRFHTENKRLGKFTIDPKTVEITEFTTGHTLQKWTHSDNSCKTCCGGPLIQTRGCSIAPSWTNDTCSGRLVTRSIKCNYVCSKVYCEDKNASPGIVPPSLTLILITMTLYTL encoded by the exons ATGACTGCTTTTTTCAATTCTTGGAAAATCGAACAAATAAGGACTGAG ATAGATTCACTGTACAAGTCTTCTTTTGGCCAATACCAAAGTACTACCTTTAACGCCAAGTCGCAAGATGGTAACTACACTCGACTCACCTTCAAAATCAACTTTTCTCCCGGTACCACTCATCCTGCAACCGAGTTAAAGACGCACTTTGGGAAGGAGACGCCGGGCGAAATCATAGCAAACCAATCTTTCGCCAGGAACTCAATCTCGGTCTCTGGATTTG TCGCCCCACCCTTAAGGACACTGTTGTTCACCGTCACAATAAGGGACGAACCCTGGAAAAGCAATTACTCAAGCGAGAGGACACAGAGGGCAGTACTGAAAAACAAATTGTATAAGACTAACGATGACTCAAGTTGGATCAAG AAGTTGACAAACATCTTGGGAAATATAAAAAGCTTTTATGACATGAGAGCACCAACAGACCCAGAGTTCAGCGATGACGGTGGGTTCGTGAGGGCGTCTTTTGAGGCGCGCTTCACGAAAGCAATCCCTGGAGATGTGTTCGACAAGGAACCGGATTTGTACCTAAGGGATGGGGTCGAGCAGGGAAAGCTACAACTGGACCACATTGTCTCAATAGAGACTGCTCCAG GGCATAATCTTTCTGAGTGGATGAACATTGTTGGCCAGTGTAAGACCACTTTCGACGATACGATTGTTCAGAATCGAAGCTGCGTGCTTGATAACAACACTTTACTAATGGTCGAAACACAGCGAGAAATACCTTGTAAATATGGATGCTCTAAACTCAACTGCACAg TTCGCCTTTTAACATTCAAGATAACTCTTGCAAATGAGCCATGGAAGTCCACTTACAGGAATATAAGCTACCCAGAGACCAAGGGGCTAATGGACGAGTTACTCGAAGAG GTTCGCAAACTTTTAACAAGCAGCAGTTTGCCATTTCTGCGGGCCACAAAGACTCCCTGGTTTACTGATGTTGATGGTAAAACTAGAGCTAAATTTAGAGCCTACTTCAGCCTTGAACCCAACAAGGAGGACCCAGAAAGCTTTTTCAGGTTTCATACAGAAAATAAAAGACTTGGAAAATTCACAATTGACCCGAAGACAGTGGAGATAACAGAATTCACAACTG gtcaCACGCTCCAAAAGTGGACTCACTCTGATAACAGCTGCAAGACTTGCTGCGGTGGACCGCTGATCCAAACACGAGGCTGCAGCATTGCACCATCTTGGACTAACGATACATGTTCCGGGAGACTGGTAACGAGGTCTATCAAGTGCAACTATGTGTGTTCTAAAGTCTACTGCGAGGACAAAAACGCGA GCCCTGGTATCGTGCCGCCAAGTTTGACGCTGATCCTGATCACGATGACCCTCTACACTTTGTGA
- the LOC125559017 gene encoding uncharacterized protein LOC125559017 has translation MLNKSSAAHRNTCERVLNSTKDATRGKVEDLKMEQCNLTGGSVIANVVIALKVIKATSDGSDPLVAIQNAVQAITRVGGFSANVSGVEIKFGSDTTVTAFSITETKFETDCCKSDVQKTNLTRECYVTEDGQQFQCSNFQTYKEVMCTMPKTHAFYKEGEPVPSDLFDKLCSGSLCVQASMLILALGFFISKNFY, from the exons ATGTTGAACAAAAGCAGTGCGGCGCACAGAAACACCTGTGAAAGAGTGTTAAACTCG ACAAAGGACGCTACAAGAGGCAAAGTAGAAGATCTCAAAATGGAGCAATGCAACCTCACGGGAGGCAGCGTCATTGCCAATGTCGTTATTGCGCTTAAAGTTATTAAGGCTACTTCTGACGGATCTGACCCTCTGGTCGCCATTCAGAACGCTGTTCAGGCAATCACGCGTGTTGGAGGCTTTTCAGCGAATGTATCTGGAGTGGAGATCAAATTTGGAA GTGACACGACCGTGACAGCCTTCAGTATCACCGAAACCAAGTTCGAAACCGACTGCTGCAAGAGCGACGTTCAAAAAACCAACCTCACCCGCGAATGCTATGTCACCGAGGATGGCCAGCAGTTCCAGTGTTCAAACTTTCAAACCTATAAGGAAGTCATGTGCACTATGCCGAAGACACACGCTTTTTATAAAGAAGGCGAGCCTGTCCCAAGTGATTTGTTTGACAAATTGTGTTCTG GATCCCTGTGTGTCCAGGCCTCCATGCTTATTCTTGCTCTTGGATTTTTCATCAGCAAAAA TTTCTACTAA